The following coding sequences lie in one Silene latifolia isolate original U9 population chromosome 5, ASM4854445v1, whole genome shotgun sequence genomic window:
- the LOC141656597 gene encoding dihydrodipicolinate reductase-like protein CRR1, chloroplastic codes for MAALSCHLHFSNRCATLRPTISCSMQPSQSNIKVIVNGAAKEIGRAAVIAVTRARGMEVVGAVDNYFVGEDIGKVCDMEEPLEIPIMNDLTMVLGSISQLRETVVVVDFTDPSTVYDNVKQATAFGMRSVVYVPRIQIDTVAALSTFCDKASTGCLIAPTLSIGSILLQQAAITASYHYSNVEIVESRPTARDLPSQDAVQIANNLSNLGQLYNKEDISTDVPARGQVLGEDGVRVHSMVLPGLASSTTVYFSGPGEVFTLKHEITDVQSLMPGLLMAIRKVVRLKSLVYGLEKFL; via the exons ATGGCAGCATTAAGTTGTCACCTACACTTCTCAAACCGTTGCGCTACGTTGCGACCTACCATCTCTTGCTCAATGCAGCCTTCTCAGAGTAACATCAAG GTAATCGTAAATGGGGCAGCAAAAGAGATAGGAAGGGCAGCAGTGATTGCAGTCACTAGAGCCAGGGGAATGGAGGTGGTTGGTGCAGTTGATAACTATTTTGTTGGAGAAGACATTGGAAAG GTATGCGATATGGAAGAACCGTTGGAAATACCAATAATGAATGATCTTACAATGGTTCTGGGTTCTATTTCACAG CTAAGAGAAACTGTTGTTGTGGTCGACTTTACTGACCCTTCAACAGTGTACGATAACGTGAAACAAGCAACAGCATTTGGTATGAGAAGTGTTGTTTATGTGCCACGTATCCAGATCGATACAGTCGCAGCATTATCCACTTTCTGTGATAAAGCCAGTACG GGATGTCTGATAGCGCCAACACTGTCGATAGGTTCCATACTTCTTCAACAGGCAGCAATCACAGCCTCATATCACTACAGCAATGTTGAGATCGTTGAATCAAGACCAACTGCTAGA GATCTTCCATCGCAAGATGCAGTTCAGATAGCCAACAACTTGTCAAATCTTGGCCAGCTCTACAACAAGGAAGATATCTCGACTGATGTTCCG GCTAGAGGTCAAGTCCTTGGAGAAGATGGAGTTCGAGTACACAGTATGGTCCTTCCAGGTCTTGCTTCTAGCACAACAGTTTACTTCTCAGGTCCAGGAGAG GTTTTCACGCTTAAACATGAGATCACAGATGTGCAGAGCCTTATGCCGGGCTTACTTATGGCCATCAGAAAGGTTGTGCGCCTAAAG AGCCTGGTATATGGTTTGGAGAAGTTTTTGTGA
- the LOC141656596 gene encoding protein COFACTOR ASSEMBLY OF COMPLEX C SUBUNIT B CCB2, chloroplastic has translation MSLLSWKPLLPLHPTTSFRAKSYNPHLHKTTPLNSTKNRTKTSKISAKIDDSPTPLSPQDQVNLSVLRFTFGISWLDESYLPRYLGYGFGFLILLNHFVGSSSSVTSAQLVSEALGLSLAAFSITLPYVGRFLKGATVEEQAPLPGQAQQIFLMSQNVPDSLKEDLAWTTYVLLRNTKSVSVLIYLQYMICIRGYWNFPENLSKDEIHNWFMGQIKKSGLSDVTDTLYYQQSTDAVLEEALPDRTGSVLIQPVVSASSSPAKGTDEVAGLVLVASNISYAYGDKDQSWIKAIANKFRGEIKA, from the exons ATGAGTCTTCTATCTTGGAAACCGTTACTACCGTTACACCCAACAACTTCATTTCGCGCCAAATCATATAATCCTCACCTTCATAAAACTACCCCTCTTAATTCCACCAAAAATCGTACCAAAACATCGAAAATTTCAGCAAAAATCGATGATTCTCCGACACCCCTTTCGCCTCAAGATCAAGTTAATCTCTCAGTACTTCGCTTTACCTTCG GAATTTCTTGGTTGGATGAATCTTACTTGCCCAGATATTTAGGTTATGGGTTTGGATTTCTGATTTTGTTGAATCATTTTGTCGGTTCAAGTTCATCTGTAACTTCAGCTCAGCTT GTTTCGGAAGCTTTGGGTCTTTCTTTGGCTGCGTTCTCCATCACACTTCCCTATGTGGGAAGATTTCTTAAG GGAGCAACAGTTGAGGAGCAAGCACCACTACCTGGACAAGCTCAACAAATTTTTCTGATGTCACAAAATGTTCCTGATTCCCTCAAAGAGGACCTGGCTTGGACAACGTATGTTCTACTGCGCAATACAAAATCTGTCTCAGTG CTTATATATCTACAATACATGATTTGTATACGTGGCTATTGGAACTTTCCAGAAAATTTGTCGAAGGATGAGATTCATAACTGGTTTATGGGTCAAATAAAGAAATCTGGTCTGTCTGATGTGACAGACACACTCTACTATCAGCAAAGTACAG ATGCTGTGCTGGAAGAAGCTCTTCCTGATAGGACTGGCTCTGTTCTGATACAGCCAGTGGTTAGTGCTTCATCGTCACCAGCCAAGGGAACTGATGAAGTCGCAGGGCTCGTACTTGTAGCTTCAAACATTAGCTACGCCTATGGCGACAAGGACCAGTCATGGATTAAAGCCATCGCCAACAAATTTCGAGGTGAGATCAAGGCATAG
- the LOC141656598 gene encoding lysophospholipid acyltransferase 1-like: MVDLDMQSMAAALGLSVSVLRFLLCFVATIPISLIWRIIPRTLPKHIYSAFTGAFLCYISFGFSSNLHFLVSIFIGYFSMIIYRPKCGLIAFFAAFGYLIGCHVYYMSGDAWKEGGIDATGALMVLTLKVISCAINYQDGLLKDEDLREAQKKNRLLKMPSLIEYVGYCLCCGSHFAGPVYEMKDYLDWTEGKGLWSPTLKQPSPWGGVGRALLQAAICMGLYLYLVPHFPLSTFTNPSYGEWGFWKKLGYQYMCGFTARWKYYFIWSISEASIIISGFGFSGWTDTSPPKAKWDRAKNVDILGVELAKSAVRIPLDWNIQVSTWLRHYVYERLVQKGKKAGFFQLLATQTVSAIWHGVYPGYIFFFVQTALMIAGSRVIYRWQQGVSANALKTTLTFANFAYTLLVLNYSAVGFMVLSLHETLTAYGSVYYVGTIIPIIVLLFGSLVKPPNPTRSKAPKKEQ; this comes from the exons ATGGTGGACCTTGATATGCAGTCAATGGCGGCAGCCCTTGGATTATCCGTATCAGTGCTTAGATTCCTTCTATGCTTCGTTGCAACAATACCCATTAGTCTAATTTGGAGGATTATACCTAGAACTCTCCCAAAACACATATATTCTGCATTTACTGGTGCATTTTTATGTTATATTTCATTTGGGTTTTCTTCTAATTTGCATTTTCTTGTTTCTATCTTTATTGGGTATTTTTCTATGATCATTTATCGCCCTAAATGTGGTTTGATCGCCTTCTTCGCCGCCTTCGGGTACTTAATTGGCTG CCATGTTTATTACATGAGTGGAGATGCATGGAAGGAAGGAGGAATTGATGCAACAG GTGCTTTGATGGTCCTGACACTCAAAGTCATCTCCTGTGCAATTAATTATCAAGATGGACTGCTGAAAGATGAAGACTTGCGTGAAGCACAGAAAAAGAACCGGTTGTTGAAAATGCCATCCTTGATCGAGTATGTTGGTTATTGCCTTTGCTGTGGAAGTCACTTTGCTGGGCCTGTCTATGAAATGAAGGATTATCTTGATTGGACCGAAGGGAAAGGG cTGTGGAGCCCAACATTGAAACAACCATCACCTTGGGGTGGTGTTGGCCGGGCTCTTCTTCAAGCGGCTATATGCATGGGCTTGTATTTGTATCTTGTGCCACATTTTCCCTTATCTACTTTTACTAACCCCTCGTACGGGGAATGGGGATTTTGGAAGAAGCTGGGATACCAGTACATGTGCGGATTTACAGCTCGATGGAAATATTATTTCATCTGGTCTATCTCAGAAGCTTCCATTATTATTTCTGGGTTTGGGTTTAGTGGATGGACTGATACTTCCCCACCAAAAGCCAAATGGGATCGTGCCAAAAATGTTGACATCCTTGGAGTTGAGCTGGCAAAGAGTGCCGTTCGGATTCCACTTGATTGGAACATACAAGTTAGCACATGGCTTCGTCACT ATGTGTATGAGAGACTTGTCCAAAAGGGTAAGAAGGCTGGTTTCTTTCAGCTACTCGCAACACAAACTGTCAGCGCTATTTGGCAT GGAGTGTATCCTGGTTACATATTTTTCTTTGTACAGACAGCCCTAATGATTGCCGGCTCAAGAG TGATCTACAGATGGCAGCAAGGTGTCTCTGCAAACGCTCTTAAGACGACACTGACCTTTGCAAACTTTGCATATACACTATTGGTTCTGAATTATTCAGCTGTCGGTTTCATG GTATTAAGCTTGCATGAAACCTTGACAGCATATGGGAGTGTGTATTATGTTGGCACTATTATTCCCATCATTGTCCTCCTCTTTGGTTCTTTGGTCAAACCTCCTAATCCAACAAGGTCAAAGGCACCGAAAAAAGAACAATAA